From the genome of Streptomyces sp. NBC_01317, one region includes:
- a CDS encoding response regulator transcription factor produces MRVVLAEDLFLLRDGLVRMLEAFDFEILAAVETGPELTKALAELEPDVAIVDVRLPPSHTDEGLQCALAARRARPGLPVLVLSQHVEQLYARELLADGTGAVGYLLKDRVFDAEQFIDAVRRVAGGGTAMDPQVIQQLLSRRGQDKPIAALTPREREVMELMAQGRSNVAIAGQLVVTERAVAKHTSNIFAKLGLPVSDDDNRRVLAVLAYLDRGRT; encoded by the coding sequence TTGCGCGTTGTCCTAGCCGAAGACCTCTTCCTGTTGCGCGACGGTCTCGTACGGATGCTGGAGGCGTTCGACTTCGAGATCCTCGCGGCGGTGGAGACGGGGCCCGAACTGACCAAGGCCCTGGCGGAGTTGGAGCCGGACGTCGCGATCGTCGACGTACGGCTACCGCCGTCCCACACGGACGAGGGCCTCCAGTGCGCGCTCGCCGCCCGCCGGGCCCGCCCCGGCCTGCCGGTCCTCGTCCTGTCCCAGCATGTCGAGCAGTTGTACGCGCGTGAGCTGCTGGCGGACGGCACCGGCGCGGTCGGCTACCTGCTCAAGGACCGGGTCTTCGACGCGGAGCAGTTCATCGACGCCGTGCGCCGGGTCGCGGGCGGGGGTACGGCGATGGATCCGCAGGTGATCCAGCAGCTGCTGTCCCGCCGGGGCCAGGACAAGCCGATCGCCGCGCTGACACCGCGCGAGCGGGAGGTCATGGAGCTGATGGCGCAGGGCAGGTCCAACGTGGCGATCGCCGGTCAGCTGGTGGTCACGGAGCGTGCGGTGGCCAAGCACACCTCCAACATCTTCGCGAAGCTGGGCCTTCCGGTGTCGGACGACGACAACCGGCGGGTGCTGGCCGTCCTCGCGTATCTGGACCGCGGCCGGACGTGA
- a CDS encoding NAD-dependent epimerase/dehydratase family protein: MRLLLLGGTEFVGRAVAEAAVERGWEVTAFHRGRRAAPDGVTSVLGDRTDPDGLAALAGGAWDAVVDTWSAAPSVVGEAATALKGRVERYAYVSSRSVYAYPTPAGLTEDGPLVEGASADAGRTTYPQDKLGGELAAVAAFGDRALLVRAGLILGPWENIGRLPWWLGRIARGGPVLAPGPRDNPLQYIDVRDLAAWILSAVEQGLGGPYNLVSPPGHTTMGELLGACVRATGSDAELRWTGPGPILAAGVEPWTDLPVWLPPGELHDTLHRGDVTKALATGLRCRPVEETVTDTWTWLRSLDGRAPQRPDRPPVGLSPEVEARLLNAEA, from the coding sequence ATGAGACTTCTCCTCCTCGGTGGTACGGAATTTGTCGGGCGCGCCGTCGCGGAGGCGGCGGTGGAGCGGGGGTGGGAGGTGACCGCCTTCCACCGCGGCCGGCGTGCGGCGCCGGACGGCGTGACGTCCGTGCTGGGCGACCGGACGGACCCCGACGGGCTCGCGGCGCTCGCCGGCGGAGCCTGGGACGCGGTGGTCGACACCTGGTCGGCGGCGCCCTCCGTGGTGGGCGAGGCGGCCACGGCGCTCAAGGGGCGCGTGGAGCGGTACGCGTACGTGTCCAGCCGGTCGGTGTACGCCTATCCGACCCCGGCGGGGCTCACGGAGGACGGTCCGCTGGTCGAGGGCGCGTCGGCGGACGCCGGGCGGACCACCTACCCCCAGGACAAGCTGGGCGGCGAACTGGCCGCGGTGGCCGCCTTCGGCGACCGTGCGCTGCTGGTCCGTGCCGGGCTGATCCTCGGTCCGTGGGAGAACATCGGCCGACTGCCGTGGTGGCTGGGGCGGATCGCCCGGGGTGGACCCGTGCTCGCTCCGGGACCGCGCGACAACCCCCTCCAGTACATCGACGTGCGTGACCTCGCCGCGTGGATCCTGAGCGCCGTCGAACAGGGCCTCGGCGGCCCGTACAACCTGGTCAGCCCTCCCGGGCACACCACCATGGGCGAGCTGCTCGGCGCCTGCGTCCGGGCCACGGGCTCCGACGCCGAGCTGCGCTGGACCGGCCCCGGGCCGATCCTCGCCGCGGGTGTCGAGCCGTGGACGGACCTGCCCGTCTGGCTCCCGCCGGGCGAGCTGCACGACACCCTGCACCGGGGCGACGTCACCAAGGCCCTGGCCACGGGCCTCCGCTGCCGCCCGGTGGAGGAGACGGTCACGGACACCTGGACCTGGCTCCGCTCCCTCGACGGCCGGGCCCCCCAACGTCCGGACCGTCCCCCGGTGGGCCTGTCCCCGGAGGTGGAGGCGAGGCTCCTGAACGCGGAGGCGTGA
- a CDS encoding DUF1996 domain-containing protein has product MARTARRKRSTVANRAIAATAALLLGGGGLIAANFYASAGEGWSKDKQPPAQAENAAQQMSTIDCPEVANAITDVPEAARAAVDGELAGIDSQITEAYQKFADQKAQIEQDPTVADNAILNPLKDKRLESFGKISAAITGAGGQQPQGLEALAPCTLRAQAQDPAASPDPSAAESAPAEGQDAGAQNNGQASPSASAPPAAGQGGNGPDASDFVSIKSVRPNVVKPRKLRQASRGSFTTSCGVNANKKYNSDNVIVAPGVSNGAHHMHDYVGNQGNNAFASDDALAAAATSCRNQGDKSTYYWPVLRLQNGQAEFDVNADGGGKEGNAGKIQTPNEVTLKFVGNPTSKVVAMPRFLRIITGDAKAFVNGNANANASWSCTGFENRQLKDKYPICPRGSKVVRTFNFQSCWDGQNTDSANHRTHVAFADANGRCQNGFKAIPQLQQRIVYRVPPGPGFAVDSFPEQLHKPVTDHGDFINVFDTRIMNKMVSCLNAGTSCR; this is encoded by the coding sequence ATGGCACGCACAGCGAGAAGAAAACGTTCCACCGTGGCAAACCGGGCGATTGCCGCCACGGCTGCCTTGCTCCTGGGCGGGGGTGGGCTGATAGCAGCCAATTTCTACGCATCCGCGGGTGAGGGCTGGTCGAAGGACAAGCAGCCGCCTGCCCAGGCCGAGAATGCCGCGCAGCAGATGTCGACCATCGACTGCCCCGAAGTGGCCAACGCCATCACGGACGTGCCGGAAGCGGCCCGTGCGGCGGTCGACGGGGAGCTGGCCGGGATCGACAGCCAGATCACCGAGGCTTACCAGAAGTTCGCCGATCAGAAGGCACAGATCGAGCAGGATCCCACCGTTGCCGACAATGCGATTCTCAATCCGTTGAAGGACAAGCGCCTGGAGAGCTTCGGCAAGATCTCCGCGGCGATCACCGGCGCCGGCGGGCAGCAGCCGCAGGGTCTTGAAGCCCTCGCGCCGTGCACCCTGCGGGCGCAGGCGCAGGACCCCGCCGCCTCCCCGGACCCGTCCGCGGCCGAGAGCGCCCCGGCCGAGGGCCAGGACGCCGGTGCGCAGAACAACGGGCAGGCCAGCCCCAGCGCCAGCGCGCCTCCGGCGGCCGGCCAGGGCGGCAACGGCCCGGACGCCTCGGACTTCGTCAGCATCAAGTCCGTCCGGCCGAACGTGGTGAAGCCGCGCAAGCTGCGCCAGGCGTCCCGGGGTTCGTTCACCACCTCATGCGGGGTGAACGCGAACAAGAAGTATAATTCCGACAACGTCATTGTCGCGCCCGGTGTGAGCAACGGCGCCCACCACATGCACGATTACGTGGGCAATCAGGGCAACAACGCCTTCGCCAGTGACGACGCGCTCGCCGCGGCCGCCACCAGCTGCCGCAATCAGGGCGACAAGTCGACCTACTACTGGCCGGTGCTCCGTCTCCAGAACGGCCAGGCCGAGTTCGACGTCAACGCGGACGGCGGCGGCAAGGAAGGAAATGCCGGAAAGATTCAGACGCCCAACGAGGTGACTCTGAAATTTGTCGGCAACCCGACCTCCAAGGTCGTCGCGATGCCCCGCTTCCTGCGGATCATCACGGGTGACGCCAAGGCCTTCGTCAACGGAAACGCGAACGCCAACGCGTCGTGGAGTTGCACCGGATTCGAGAACCGCCAGCTCAAGGACAAATACCCGATCTGCCCGCGCGGCAGCAAGGTGGTCCGTACATTCAATTTCCAGAGCTGCTGGGACGGCCAGAACACCGACAGCGCGAACCACCGCACCCACGTGGCCTTCGCCGATGCCAACGGTCGCTGCCAGAACGGGTTCAAGGCGATTCCGCAGCTCCAGCAGCGGATCGTCTACCGCGTCCCGCCGGGCCCCGGCTTCGCGGTCGACTCCTTCCCGGAGCAGCTGCACAAGCCCGTGACCGACCACGGTGACTTCATCAACGTGTTCGACACGCGGATCATGAACAAGATGGTGAGCTGCCTCAACGCCGGAACCAGTTGCCGCTGA
- a CDS encoding sensor histidine kinase, producing MNATDIRGAVQAAGRGLVLGLTAIVGSVTLFVLTVVSLALTPLGIGFLTTPSALAAVRAHANHRRLLAAKWSGVRIPPPYQPLPDDVRGGLTGRVERTVLLLKEPATWRDLRWLLVDMTAGFAVAIAAAWLMLFPVEGLVLAAGLWRVFADDRYWYAFVPVDSQLTGLLAFALGLVILAAGVRYAPTLVRAHFTLTRALIAPTQEEELARRIERLTESRHDAVDTSAAELRRIERDLHDGAQARLVAVGMDLGTVEALIEKNPAKAKELLGQARLSSAEALTELRDLVRGIHPPVLAERGLGDAVRALALRLPLESEVNVELSGRAEAPVESAAYFAVSEALANVVKHAGAERIWVDISHSDGMLRIAVTDNGGGGAAIGKGSGLSGLERRLGTFDGVLAVNSPVGGPTMVTMEIPCALS from the coding sequence ATGAACGCAACAGACATACGAGGCGCGGTACAGGCCGCCGGCCGGGGGCTGGTGCTCGGGCTCACCGCGATCGTGGGATCGGTCACCCTCTTCGTCCTGACCGTGGTGTCGCTCGCGCTCACCCCGCTGGGCATCGGCTTCCTCACCACCCCGTCGGCGCTGGCGGCGGTCAGGGCGCACGCCAACCACCGCCGCCTGCTGGCCGCGAAGTGGTCCGGGGTACGGATCCCGCCGCCCTACCAGCCCCTCCCGGACGACGTACGCGGCGGACTCACCGGCCGGGTCGAGCGCACCGTACTCCTCCTCAAGGAGCCCGCCACCTGGCGTGATCTCCGGTGGCTGCTGGTGGACATGACGGCGGGCTTCGCCGTCGCGATCGCGGCCGCCTGGCTGATGCTCTTCCCCGTGGAGGGACTCGTGCTGGCGGCGGGCCTGTGGCGGGTGTTCGCGGACGACCGGTACTGGTACGCGTTCGTCCCCGTCGACAGCCAGCTGACCGGCCTGCTCGCGTTCGCGCTCGGCCTGGTGATCCTCGCCGCCGGTGTGCGGTACGCCCCGACGCTCGTACGGGCCCACTTCACCCTGACCAGGGCCCTGATCGCCCCCACCCAGGAGGAGGAGCTGGCGCGGCGGATCGAGCGGCTCACCGAGTCCCGGCACGACGCCGTGGACACCTCCGCCGCCGAACTGCGCCGCATCGAGCGGGATCTGCACGACGGGGCGCAGGCCAGGCTGGTCGCGGTGGGCATGGACCTGGGCACGGTCGAGGCGCTGATCGAGAAGAACCCGGCCAAGGCCAAGGAGTTGCTCGGCCAGGCGCGGCTGTCGTCCGCCGAGGCCCTGACCGAACTGCGTGATCTCGTACGCGGGATCCACCCGCCGGTGCTCGCGGAGCGCGGTCTCGGGGACGCCGTACGGGCCCTGGCGCTGCGGCTGCCGCTGGAGAGCGAGGTCAACGTGGAGCTGTCCGGCCGGGCGGAAGCGCCCGTCGAGTCCGCCGCGTACTTCGCGGTGAGCGAGGCGCTGGCGAACGTGGTGAAGCACGCGGGCGCCGAGCGGATCTGGGTGGACATCTCGCACAGTGACGGGATGTTGCGGATCGCGGTCACCGACAACGGCGGGGGCGGAGCGGCGATCGGGAAGGGGTCGGGGCTGAGCGGCCTGGAGCGGCGACTCGGTACATTCGACGGAGTCCTGGCCGTCAACAGCCCTGTGGGCGGTCCCACCATGGTGACCATGGAGATTCCTTGCGCGTTGTCCTAG
- a CDS encoding DUF4230 domain-containing protein, which produces MTSTDVQPEQSQHKPRPAGLSWWSKLLITLVAVAALLFAGSKLDLIPGFGDIFGSETKDRTGPTLLQSMQDLDRYEAASGNFQVVVDLEKDAKYLPDAIRGTRTLYVGAGTVSAYVDFGGIGENSVTTDKERTMATIRLPHAQLGKPALDPDRSYAVSKQRGLLDRLGDLFSDNAASERAVNQLAAKHIGEAAKDSELAGRAEKNTTSMLEGLLRSLGFTQVTVVYGTS; this is translated from the coding sequence ATGACGTCCACCGACGTGCAACCGGAACAGAGCCAGCACAAGCCCCGCCCGGCGGGGCTGTCCTGGTGGAGCAAGCTGCTCATCACCCTCGTCGCCGTCGCGGCGCTGCTCTTCGCCGGCAGCAAGCTGGACCTGATCCCCGGGTTCGGCGACATCTTCGGCAGCGAGACGAAGGACCGGACAGGCCCGACCCTGCTCCAGTCCATGCAGGACCTCGACCGCTACGAAGCCGCCTCGGGCAACTTCCAGGTGGTCGTGGACCTGGAGAAGGACGCCAAGTACCTGCCGGACGCGATCCGCGGCACCCGTACCCTCTACGTCGGCGCCGGTACGGTCAGCGCCTACGTGGACTTCGGAGGCATCGGCGAGAACAGCGTCACCACGGACAAGGAACGGACCATGGCGACGATCCGGCTGCCGCACGCGCAGCTGGGCAAGCCCGCGCTCGACCCCGACCGCTCCTACGCCGTCTCCAAGCAGCGGGGACTGCTGGACCGGCTCGGTGACCTGTTCTCGGACAACGCGGCGAGCGAGCGGGCCGTGAACCAGCTGGCCGCCAAGCACATCGGGGAAGCGGCCAAGGACAGCGAACTGGCCGGCCGCGCCGAGAAGAACACCACCAGCATGCTGGAGGGCCTGCTCCGGTCCCTCGGCTTCACCCAGGTCACCGTCGTCTACGGCACCAGCTGA
- a CDS encoding DUF4259 domain-containing protein, translated as MGTWDTGHFDSDTAADFAADLDDATVEGRTELVREALVRVTGTTGVLGGPDESEAVVAVAAAALVAAQCPGGPPVETVYGPDEPLPRFPGELRNVAVLALDRVLADDSELRELWADAEGEAGPWWRGVTALRAALAASVAGMPGPMGPIPAAIPVLSGAVRPLA; from the coding sequence ATGGGCACGTGGGACACCGGACACTTCGACAGCGACACCGCGGCGGACTTCGCCGCCGATCTCGACGACGCCACCGTGGAAGGCCGGACGGAGCTGGTCCGGGAGGCGCTGGTCCGGGTGACCGGTACGACCGGCGTTCTCGGCGGCCCGGACGAGAGCGAGGCGGTGGTGGCCGTCGCGGCGGCGGCACTGGTGGCCGCGCAGTGCCCCGGGGGCCCGCCGGTGGAGACGGTGTACGGCCCCGACGAGCCGCTGCCGCGCTTCCCGGGGGAGTTGAGGAACGTGGCGGTCCTGGCCCTGGACCGCGTCCTCGCGGACGACTCCGAGCTGCGCGAACTGTGGGCGGACGCGGAGGGCGAGGCGGGCCCGTGGTGGCGGGGGGTGACGGCACTGAGGGCGGCGCTGGCGGCGTCGGTGGCCGGGATGCCGGGTCCGATGGGTCCGATACCTGCCGCGATACCGGTGCTGTCGGGGGCGGTCCGGCCTCTGGCCTGA
- a CDS encoding TetR/AcrR family transcriptional regulator → MTTGVRRRMGVEERKQQLIGVALELFSHRSPEDVSIDEIAAAAGISRPLVYHYFPGKQSLYEAALRRAADELAERFVEPREGPLGARLSRVMERFFDFVEEHGPGFSALMRGGPAVGSSTANAMIDEVRQAAYVQILSHLDVTTPPARLHLVVRSWVSLAESTALIWLDGRHIPRAELELQLVHDFAALAAVSAAYDAEMAAILLRIVADEPAEGPFGDLLGRLMGLGAQLPGQRLP, encoded by the coding sequence ATGACGACCGGGGTGCGCCGCAGGATGGGCGTCGAAGAGCGGAAGCAACAGCTGATCGGTGTCGCGCTGGAGCTGTTCAGCCACCGCTCCCCCGAGGACGTCTCGATCGACGAGATCGCCGCCGCGGCAGGCATCTCCCGGCCCCTCGTCTACCACTACTTCCCCGGCAAGCAGAGCCTGTACGAGGCGGCGCTGCGCCGGGCGGCCGACGAGTTGGCGGAGCGGTTCGTGGAGCCGAGGGAAGGGCCGCTCGGGGCCCGGCTGTCGCGGGTCATGGAGCGGTTCTTCGACTTCGTGGAGGAGCACGGTCCCGGCTTCTCCGCACTGATGCGCGGCGGCCCAGCGGTGGGTTCCTCGACGGCGAACGCGATGATCGACGAGGTGCGGCAGGCCGCGTACGTACAGATCCTGTCCCATCTGGACGTGACCACCCCGCCGGCGCGGCTGCACCTGGTCGTCCGGTCCTGGGTGTCGCTCGCCGAGTCGACCGCGCTGATCTGGCTGGACGGGCGCCACATCCCGCGCGCCGAGCTGGAGTTGCAGCTCGTGCACGACTTCGCGGCGCTCGCCGCGGTGAGCGCCGCGTACGACGCGGAGATGGCGGCGATCCTGCTGCGGATCGTCGCGGACGAACCGGCCGAGGGTCCGTTCGGCGACCTGCTCGGCCGGCTCATGGGGCTGGGTGCACAACTGCCGGGCCAGCGCCTCCCGTAG